A single genomic interval of Nocardioides palaemonis harbors:
- a CDS encoding acetolactate synthase large subunit translates to MTEQGAQVGGTVTGAQSLVTSLEAAGVTDIFGIPGGAILPAYDPLMDSTRIRHILVRHEQAAGHAAQGYAAATGRVGVCMATSGPGATNLVTPIADAHMDSVPMVAVTGQVGASMIGTDAFQEADIRGITMPITKHNFLVTDAADIPRTIAEAFHIASTGRPGPVLVDVAKSALQAQTTFAWPSELHLPGYRPVTTPHSKQIKEAVRLIRDAKRPVLYVGGGVIRAGASRELARLAALTGIPVVTTLMARGAFPDSNPQHLGMPGMHGTVAAVAGLQKSDLIISLGARFDDRVTGNLDSFAPNALVIHADIDPAEIGKNRHADVPIVGDAKEVIAQLVARLEAEGADGDYESWVAFLAGLKKTYPLGYDTPADGSLAPQYVIERLSAIAGPEAIYCSGVGQHQMWAAHFVDYEHPQTWINSGGLGTMGFSVPAAMGAKVGKPDSTVWSIDGDGCFQMTNQELATCAINDIPIKVAVINNESLGMVRQWQTLFYNERYSNTDLHSKRIPDFVKLADAYGCVGLACESPDEVDATIEKAMAIDDQPVVVDFRVHRDAMVWPMVAAGSSNDEIKYARDLAPQFDEDDI, encoded by the coding sequence ATGACGGAGCAGGGCGCACAGGTCGGCGGCACGGTCACGGGAGCCCAGAGCCTCGTGACGTCCCTCGAGGCAGCCGGCGTCACGGACATCTTCGGCATCCCGGGCGGCGCGATCCTCCCGGCCTACGACCCGCTGATGGACTCCACGCGGATCCGGCACATCCTGGTGCGCCACGAGCAGGCGGCCGGGCACGCCGCCCAGGGCTACGCCGCCGCGACCGGCCGGGTGGGTGTCTGCATGGCGACCTCGGGGCCGGGTGCGACCAACCTGGTCACCCCGATCGCCGACGCCCACATGGACTCGGTGCCGATGGTCGCCGTGACCGGTCAGGTCGGCGCCTCGATGATCGGCACCGACGCCTTCCAGGAGGCCGACATCCGCGGCATCACGATGCCGATCACCAAGCACAACTTTCTCGTCACCGACGCGGCCGACATCCCGCGCACCATCGCCGAGGCGTTCCACATCGCCTCCACAGGCCGGCCCGGCCCCGTGCTCGTCGACGTCGCCAAGTCCGCGCTGCAGGCCCAGACCACCTTCGCGTGGCCGAGCGAGCTGCACCTGCCGGGCTACCGCCCCGTCACCACGCCGCACAGCAAGCAGATCAAGGAGGCCGTGCGCCTGATCCGCGACGCGAAGCGTCCGGTGCTCTACGTCGGCGGCGGCGTGATCCGCGCCGGCGCGTCCCGCGAGCTGGCCCGGCTCGCGGCCCTCACCGGCATCCCGGTCGTGACCACGCTGATGGCCCGCGGCGCCTTCCCCGACAGCAACCCGCAGCACCTCGGCATGCCGGGCATGCACGGCACCGTCGCCGCGGTCGCCGGCCTGCAGAAGAGCGACCTGATCATCAGCCTCGGCGCCCGCTTCGACGACCGCGTGACCGGCAACCTCGACTCGTTCGCCCCGAACGCGCTGGTCATCCACGCCGACATCGACCCGGCGGAGATCGGCAAGAACCGCCACGCCGACGTCCCGATCGTGGGCGACGCCAAGGAGGTCATCGCCCAGCTCGTCGCGCGGCTCGAGGCCGAGGGCGCGGACGGTGACTACGAGTCGTGGGTGGCGTTCCTGGCGGGGCTGAAGAAGACCTACCCGCTGGGCTACGACACGCCCGCCGACGGCTCGCTCGCCCCGCAGTACGTCATCGAGCGGCTGAGCGCGATCGCCGGCCCCGAGGCGATCTACTGCTCGGGCGTGGGCCAGCACCAGATGTGGGCCGCGCACTTCGTCGACTACGAGCACCCCCAGACCTGGATCAACTCCGGCGGCCTCGGCACGATGGGCTTCTCGGTCCCGGCGGCGATGGGCGCCAAGGTCGGCAAGCCGGACAGCACCGTGTGGTCGATCGACGGCGACGGGTGCTTCCAGATGACCAACCAGGAGCTCGCCACCTGCGCGATCAACGACATCCCGATCAAGGTCGCGGTCATCAACAACGAGTCGCTCGGCATGGTGCGGCAGTGGCAGACGCTCTTCTACAACGAGCGCTACTCCAACACCGACCTGCACTCCAAGCGGATCCCCGACTTCGTCAAGCTCGCCGACGCCTACGGCTGCGTGGGCCTGGCCTGTGAGTCGCCCGACGAGGTGGACGCCACGATCGAGAAGGCGATGGCGATCGACGACCAGCCGGTCGTGGTCGACTTCCGGGTCCACCGCGACGCGATGGTGTGGCCGATGGTCGCCGCCGGCTCGAGCAACGACGAGATCAAGTACGCGCGCGACCTCGCGCCCCAGTTCGACGAGGACGACATCTGA
- the ilvN gene encoding acetolactate synthase small subunit: protein MTASSHKHTLSVLVENKPGVLARIAGLFSRRGFNIDSLAVGPTEHPEVSRMTIVVNVEESPLEQVTKQLNKLVEVIKIVELDGPGSVNRELLLVKVRADAASRGAVLDAVQLFRAKVVDVAPDAITVQAVGNSDKLADLLRVLEPFGIRELVQSGMVAIGRGSRSISERPQRLVTVPAPPSAIA from the coding sequence ATGACCGCCAGCTCGCACAAGCACACCCTCTCGGTCCTGGTCGAGAACAAGCCGGGTGTCCTGGCTCGGATCGCCGGGCTGTTCTCCCGGCGCGGGTTCAACATCGACAGCCTCGCCGTCGGCCCGACCGAGCACCCCGAGGTCTCCCGGATGACCATCGTGGTCAACGTCGAGGAGTCCCCGCTCGAGCAGGTCACCAAGCAGCTCAACAAGCTCGTCGAGGTGATCAAGATCGTCGAGCTCGACGGACCGGGCTCGGTCAACCGCGAGCTGCTGCTGGTCAAGGTGCGCGCCGATGCCGCCAGCCGCGGCGCCGTCCTCGACGCCGTGCAGCTCTTCCGCGCCAAGGTCGTCGACGTCGCCCCCGACGCGATCACCGTCCAGGCCGTCGGCAACTCCGACAAGCTGGCCGACCTGCTGCGCGTGCTCGAGCCCTTCGGCATCCGCGAGCTCGTCCAGTCCGGCATGGTCGCCATCGGGCGCGGCTCGCGCTCGATCAGCGAGCGCCCGCAGCGTCTGGTGACGGTGCCCGCGCCGCCGTCGGCCATCGCCTGA
- the ilvC gene encoding ketol-acid reductoisomerase — translation MAEMFYDDDADLSLIQGKNVAVIGYGSQGHAHALSLRDSGVDVRIGLQPGSKSRDKAEAEGLRVLTPREAAEESDLIVILAPDQHQRKLYAEEIEPALTPGDTLVFGHGFNIRFGYITPPDGVDVFMVAPKGPGHLVRREYVDGRGVPVLVAVEKDESGKAWDLALSYAKAIGGLRAGGIKTTFTEETETDLFGEQAVLCGGASQLVQYGFEVLTEAGYQPEVAYFECLHELKLIVDLMYEGGIAKQRWSVSDTAEFGDYVSGPRVITPDVKKNMEDVLADIKNGAFAERFITDMDNGSPEFTEFRKKAESHPIEQTGRELRKLMAWVKSHDTDYVEGSSAR, via the coding sequence GTGGCTGAGATGTTCTACGACGACGACGCCGACCTGAGCCTGATCCAGGGCAAGAACGTCGCGGTGATCGGCTACGGCAGCCAGGGCCACGCCCACGCGCTGTCGCTGCGCGACTCCGGTGTCGACGTCCGCATCGGCCTGCAGCCCGGCTCGAAGAGCCGCGACAAGGCCGAGGCCGAGGGCCTGCGCGTCCTCACCCCCCGCGAGGCGGCGGAGGAGTCCGACCTGATCGTGATCCTCGCCCCCGACCAGCACCAGAGGAAGCTCTACGCCGAGGAGATCGAGCCGGCGCTCACGCCCGGCGACACCCTCGTCTTCGGCCACGGCTTCAACATCCGCTTCGGCTACATCACCCCGCCCGACGGCGTCGACGTCTTCATGGTCGCCCCGAAGGGCCCCGGCCACCTCGTGCGCCGCGAGTACGTCGACGGCCGTGGCGTGCCGGTCCTCGTCGCGGTGGAGAAGGACGAGTCCGGCAAGGCCTGGGACCTCGCGCTCTCCTACGCCAAGGCGATCGGCGGCCTGCGTGCCGGCGGCATCAAGACCACCTTCACCGAGGAGACCGAGACCGACCTGTTCGGCGAGCAGGCCGTGCTCTGCGGCGGTGCCTCCCAGCTCGTCCAGTACGGCTTCGAGGTCCTCACCGAGGCCGGCTACCAGCCCGAGGTGGCCTACTTCGAGTGCCTCCACGAGCTCAAGCTGATCGTCGACCTGATGTACGAGGGCGGCATCGCCAAGCAGCGCTGGTCGGTCTCCGACACCGCCGAGTTCGGCGACTACGTCTCCGGCCCCCGCGTCATCACGCCGGACGTCAAGAAGAACATGGAGGACGTGCTCGCCGACATCAAGAACGGCGCGTTCGCCGAGCGCTTCATCACCGACATGGACAACGGCTCGCCGGAGTTCACCGAGTTCCGCAAGAAGGCGGAGTCGCACCCCATCGAGCAGACCGGTCGCGAGCTGCGCAAGCTGATGGCGTGGGTGAAGTCCCACGACACCGACTACGTCGAGGGCTCCTCGGCCCGCTGA
- a CDS encoding methyltransferase domain-containing protein → MTTYTHGHAEAVLRSHRWRTAANSAAHLLPHLREGQRLLDVGSGPGTLTADLARAVGTTGEVVALEVTEEAADLTRAELDRQGITARVLVGDIHALDLDALGGPFDVVHAHQVLQHVADPVGALREMLRVTRPGGLVSARDSDYGHFSWHPASPGLDRWLALYAAAARANGGEPDAGRMLLAWAHAAGATDVEASSSTWCFATPVDRAWWGGMWADRITSTALARQLVAEGRATEAELAEVADAWRAWADHPDGWLSVLHGEILVRA, encoded by the coding sequence GTGACGACGTACACCCACGGTCACGCCGAGGCCGTCCTGCGCTCCCACCGCTGGCGCACCGCCGCCAACTCCGCGGCACACCTCCTGCCGCACCTGCGCGAGGGGCAGCGGCTGCTCGACGTCGGGTCGGGGCCCGGCACCCTCACCGCCGACCTCGCCCGCGCGGTGGGCACGACCGGCGAGGTCGTCGCCCTCGAGGTGACCGAGGAGGCCGCCGACCTGACGCGCGCCGAGCTCGACCGGCAGGGGATCACCGCGCGGGTGCTGGTGGGAGACATCCACGCCCTCGACCTCGACGCGCTCGGCGGACCCTTCGACGTGGTCCATGCCCACCAGGTGCTCCAGCACGTCGCCGACCCGGTCGGCGCGCTGCGCGAGATGCTCCGCGTGACCCGTCCGGGCGGGCTCGTGTCCGCGCGCGACAGCGACTACGGCCACTTCTCGTGGCACCCCGCCTCCCCGGGGCTCGACCGGTGGCTCGCGCTCTACGCGGCCGCCGCCCGCGCCAACGGCGGGGAGCCCGACGCCGGGCGGATGCTCCTGGCGTGGGCGCACGCCGCCGGCGCCACGGACGTCGAGGCGTCGTCGTCGACCTGGTGCTTCGCGACGCCCGTGGACCGCGCCTGGTGGGGCGGCATGTGGGCCGACCGGATCACCTCCACCGCCCTCGCCCGCCAGCTCGTCGCCGAGGGCCGCGCGACCGAGGCCGAGCTCGCGGAGGTCGCGGACGCCTGGCGTGCCTGGGCCGACCACCCTGACGGCTGGCTCTCGGTGCTCCACGGCGAGATCCTCGTCCGCGCGTGA
- a CDS encoding purine-cytosine permease family protein — MTQQQTLEQTRRLGVETTGIEIIEESARTASPRDLFWPWFAANVSVFGISYGSFVLGFGISFRQALVVSVVGIVVSFALCGVIAIAGKRGSAPTMVLSRAAFGVNGQKLPGVISWLVSIGWETFLAILAVLATATIFDQLGWAAGTATKVVATLVVAALIVSASVAGYHVIMRLQSWLTWITGIATIVYVALTLDEIDWSAVGSVPDGSVQQMVGALVMVMTGFGLGWINIAADWSRYQRRDASGSAIVGWNTFGGAVAPVLLVVFGLLLAGSSQTLSAGIVADPIGMLGTLLPTWFLVPFLLAAILALVSGAVLGIYSSGLTLLSLGVRVPRPAAAGIDGTILTLGTIWVVFFAQDFLGPFQSFLITLGVPLAAWAGIMIADIALRKRDYDEEALFDPAGRYGSVDVTSVATMVGASVLGWGLVVNNFAADAAWNNWQGFLIEPLGLGTYVDDPLGAYWEGPWAYANLGVLLALVLGFGVTYLARRGTVRRQES; from the coding sequence ATGACACAGCAGCAGACGCTCGAGCAGACCCGCAGGCTCGGCGTCGAGACCACGGGCATCGAGATCATCGAGGAGTCGGCGCGCACCGCGAGCCCGCGCGACCTGTTCTGGCCGTGGTTCGCGGCCAACGTGTCCGTCTTCGGCATCAGCTACGGCTCGTTCGTCCTCGGCTTCGGCATCTCCTTCCGCCAGGCGCTCGTCGTCTCGGTCGTCGGGATCGTCGTCTCGTTCGCGCTCTGCGGGGTCATCGCGATCGCCGGCAAGCGCGGGTCGGCGCCGACGATGGTGCTCAGCCGCGCGGCGTTCGGCGTCAACGGGCAGAAGCTGCCCGGCGTGATCTCGTGGCTGGTCTCGATCGGTTGGGAGACCTTCCTCGCGATCCTCGCGGTCCTCGCGACGGCGACCATCTTCGACCAGCTCGGGTGGGCTGCCGGCACCGCGACCAAGGTCGTGGCGACGCTGGTCGTCGCCGCCCTGATCGTCTCGGCGAGCGTCGCGGGCTACCACGTCATCATGCGGCTGCAGTCCTGGCTCACCTGGATCACCGGCATCGCGACCATCGTCTACGTCGCGCTCACCCTCGACGAGATCGACTGGTCGGCGGTCGGCTCGGTGCCCGACGGCAGCGTGCAGCAGATGGTCGGCGCGCTGGTCATGGTGATGACCGGCTTCGGCCTCGGCTGGATCAACATCGCCGCCGACTGGTCGCGCTACCAGCGCCGTGACGCCAGCGGGTCGGCGATCGTCGGCTGGAACACCTTCGGCGGTGCGGTCGCGCCGGTCCTGCTCGTGGTGTTCGGCCTGCTGCTGGCCGGCTCGTCGCAGACGCTCTCGGCGGGCATCGTCGCCGACCCGATCGGGATGCTCGGCACCCTGCTCCCGACCTGGTTCCTCGTGCCGTTCCTGCTGGCCGCGATCCTCGCGCTGGTCAGCGGCGCCGTCCTCGGCATCTACTCCTCGGGCCTGACGCTGCTCTCGCTCGGCGTCCGGGTGCCGCGGCCGGCCGCGGCCGGGATCGACGGCACGATCCTCACCCTCGGCACGATCTGGGTGGTCTTCTTCGCCCAGGACTTCCTCGGCCCCTTCCAGAGCTTCCTGATCACCCTCGGCGTCCCGCTCGCCGCGTGGGCCGGGATCATGATCGCCGACATCGCGCTGCGCAAGCGGGACTACGACGAGGAGGCGCTCTTCGACCCCGCCGGGCGCTACGGCTCGGTCGACGTCACGTCGGTCGCGACGATGGTCGGGGCGTCCGTCCTCGGCTGGGGGCTGGTGGTCAACAACTTCGCCGCCGACGCTGCGTGGAACAACTGGCAGGGCTTCCTCATCGAGCCGCTCGGGCTCGGCACCTACGTCGACGACCCGCTGGGGGCCTACTGGGAGGGTCCGTGGGCCTACGCCAACCTCGGCGTCCTGCTCGCCCTCGTCCTCGGCTTCGGCGTCACCTACCTCGCGCGCCGCGGCACCGTGCGCCGCCAGGAGTCCTGA
- a CDS encoding DsbA family oxidoreductase, with protein sequence MKIEIWSDVLCPWCYIGKRRIEEALAAFPHADEVEVHWRSYQLDPGAPTEPTTGTAEMLAKKYGQSPAGVQQMQDRVEAVAAEVGLVYRLSETLHLNTVDAHRLIHLAHEQGGNELQGRVKEALLAAYFTEARNVADHAVLRDVAVTAGLDADRVDAVLASREYADAVQADIDQAQAYGAGGVPFFVVDQKYGVSGAQPTEVFTQVLDKAWSDSHPSIQVLATGDAGEVCGPDGCAI encoded by the coding sequence GTGAAGATCGAGATCTGGTCCGACGTCCTCTGCCCCTGGTGCTACATCGGCAAGCGCCGCATCGAGGAGGCGCTGGCCGCCTTCCCGCACGCCGACGAGGTGGAGGTGCACTGGCGCTCCTACCAGCTCGACCCGGGCGCGCCCACCGAGCCCACCACCGGCACCGCGGAGATGCTGGCGAAGAAGTACGGCCAGTCGCCGGCCGGCGTGCAGCAGATGCAGGACCGGGTCGAGGCGGTCGCGGCCGAGGTGGGCCTGGTCTACCGGCTCTCCGAGACCCTCCACCTCAACACCGTCGACGCGCACAGGCTGATCCACCTCGCCCACGAGCAGGGCGGCAACGAGCTGCAGGGCCGGGTCAAGGAGGCGCTGCTCGCGGCCTACTTCACCGAGGCCCGCAACGTCGCCGACCACGCGGTGCTCCGCGACGTCGCGGTCACGGCCGGGCTCGACGCCGACCGGGTCGACGCGGTGCTCGCGAGCCGCGAGTACGCCGACGCGGTGCAGGCCGACATCGACCAGGCGCAGGCCTACGGCGCCGGCGGCGTCCCGTTCTTCGTCGTGGACCAGAAGTACGGCGTCTCCGGCGCGCAGCCGACCGAGGTCTTCACCCAGGTGCTGGACAAGGCCTGGTCGGACTCGCACCCCTCGATCCAGGTGCTCGCCACCGGCGACGCCGGCGAGGTGTGCGGGCCCGACGGCTGCGCGATCTGA
- a CDS encoding YdeI/OmpD-associated family protein yields the protein MGVMDDAERLEPTTVREWSDWLREHHARPTGAWLVSPRRAADRPFSYDDAVLEALRFGWVDSTVRPVDEHRTMMWFAPRRRGSMWTRINKGRVARLEEAGLMEPAGAAAVALAKDTGTWTLMDDVEDCVVPADLAAAFRAHPGSREHWDSWSPSAQKMILTWIVLAKRPETRAARVLASAEQAARGEKAR from the coding sequence ATGGGCGTGATGGACGACGCGGAGCGGCTCGAGCCGACGACCGTCCGGGAGTGGAGCGACTGGCTGCGCGAGCATCACGCCCGGCCCACCGGAGCCTGGCTGGTCAGTCCTCGCCGCGCCGCCGACCGGCCCTTCTCCTACGACGACGCGGTGCTCGAGGCGCTGCGCTTCGGGTGGGTCGACTCCACGGTGCGACCGGTCGACGAGCACCGGACCATGATGTGGTTCGCGCCCCGGCGGCGCGGCAGCATGTGGACCCGGATCAACAAGGGCCGCGTCGCCCGGCTCGAGGAGGCCGGCCTGATGGAGCCCGCGGGCGCCGCCGCCGTGGCGCTCGCGAAGGACACCGGCACGTGGACGCTGATGGACGACGTCGAGGACTGCGTCGTGCCCGCCGACCTCGCTGCCGCGTTCCGCGCCCACCCCGGATCCCGGGAGCACTGGGACTCGTGGTCGCCGTCGGCGCAGAAGATGATCCTGACGTGGATCGTGCTCGCCAAGCGGCCCGAGACCCGCGCCGCGCGGGTGCTCGCCAGTGCCGAGCAGGCCGCGCGGGGCGAGAAGGCGCGGTAG